Proteins encoded together in one Lathyrus oleraceus cultivar Zhongwan6 chromosome 5, CAAS_Psat_ZW6_1.0, whole genome shotgun sequence window:
- the LOC127083977 gene encoding protein SMAX1-LIKE 7: MPTPVSVARQCLTPEAGRALDEAVAVAKRRGHAQTTSLHAVSALLSLPSSSILRDACCRSRNSAYSPRLQFKALDLCLSVSLDRAPSSHNNVSPDHEPPVSNSLMAAVKRSQANQRRHPDNFHFYHQQQQLQNQQTFSVSSVKVELQHLILSILDDPVVSRVFAEAGFRSSEIKLAILRPLPHLFRSRGPPVFLCNLTEQPRRGFGFGFPFLSGFGDEDDNFRRIGEILVRSKGRNPLLLGACGNDALRSFTEAVEKRREGVLPLELAGLRVICIGKELESGDGEIVGLRLREIAVMAEECVGPGVIVSFGELKGLVNGEGGFGESVVEELAKLLKIHYDKFWLVGSAASYESYLKFLGRFPSVEKDWDLQILPITSVKPSESYHSPRPSLMDSFVPLGGFFSSQSDLKRPLDGSFGCVPHSHQYGENCEHEILAGSKERFSVSAPDLYSSSLPQWLKTTEFGTAKALNVKTKDGVLVDSSESCTTHTNLDNICQVLHQRIPEENTCPIVVGFHCTADNKNEDADNRRSKILDKSPTEHINLNSHVPVGVQSMATLQSRSPFPALFMTKQDNNTPKLTEMFQKVKDLETGDLRSCNMSSSSVSDGSQLSPTSVTSVTTDLGLGICSSPTSNKLKKPTVQYTMEPPKETPNRFSSSFNLDEENIMKHPSQSSSCLSYDYCRQVDARNPKVIFEALSKEVSWQEEAIRAIIRTIVSGSTKRDKDHGARGDRWMNFVGPDRLGKKKLAVSLAELLYGSRENFTFVDLSSEEVVGCHMKFRGKTNLDFIVDECCKKPLSVVFIENVDKADIVAQTSLSQAIKTGKIIDSHGREVSVNNAIFVLSFSGYENSLMQTRGPSYYSEERILREKGVAIKIKVEHVVRDNRSQSISITNNSTDVIPNLNFMNKRKLVGDNELHDPHFLSDTAKRPHTTSNWLLDLNLPAEEDEQKQTDDGNYEHVSTENQNLWLQDLYNQVDETVVFKPYDFDALADRLLKLVRSNFNKILGSECVLQIETEVTDQLVAAAYGSYRDMEVENWVEQVLCGGFSEVQRNYNLSGSSIVKLATCPEQALSVHLPPSIILE; encoded by the exons ATGCCAACGCCAGTATCCGTGGCGAGGCAATGCTTAACGCCGGAAGCCGGACGGGCACTAGACGAAGCTGTCGCGGTAGCAAAACGCCGCGGACATGCTCAAACGACGTCACTTCATGCAGTGTCAGCACTGTTATCGTTACCGTCTTCTTCGATTCTACGCGACGCGTGTTGTCGTTCGAGAAACTCGGCTTATTCGCCAAGGTTACAGTTTAAAGCGCTTGATCTTTGTTTATCGGTGTCGCTGGATAGAGCACCTTCTTCGCATAATAATGTTTCTCCCGATCACGAGCCGCCGGTTTCTAACTCGCTTATGGCTGCGGTGAAACGGTCTCAGGCGAATCAACGCCGTCATCCTGataattttcatttttatcatCAGCAGCAGCAGTTGCAGAATCAGCAAACGTTTTCTGTTTCTTCCGTTAAAGTTGAGTTACAGCATTTGATTTTGTCTATTCTGGATGACCCGGTTGTTAGTCGGGTTTTCGCGGAGGCGGGTTTTCGGAGCTCCGAGATTAAGTTGGCTATACTTCGTCCTCTTCCGCATCTCTTTCGTTCTCGCGGTCCGCCTGTTTTTCTATGTAACCTAACGGAGCAGCCTCGCCGggggtttgggtttgggtttcCGTTTTTGTCTGGTTTTGGTGATGAGGATGATAATTTCCGGCGGATTGGGGAGATTCTTGTTCGGAGTAAAGGGAGGAATCCTCTGCTTCTCGGTGCATGTGGTAATGATGCTCTGAGAAGCTTTACGGAGGCGGTGGAGAAAAGAAGGGAGGGGGTTTTGCCTCTGGAGCTTGCGGGGCTGCGCGTGATTTGTATTGGGAAGGAATTGGAGAGTGGTGATGGTGAGATAGTGGGTTTGAGGTTGAGGGAGATTGCTGTTATGGCGGAGGAGTGCGTGGGACCCGGTGTTATAGTGAGTTTTGGGGAGTTGAAGGGTTTGGTGAATGGTGAGGGTGGGTTTGGGGAGAGTGTTGTTGAGGAATTAGCGAAATTGTTGAAGATTCATTATGATAAGTTTTGGTTGGTGGGTTCTGCTGCTAGTTATGAGAGTTACTTGAAATTTCTTGGTAGGTTTCCTTCTGTGGAGAAAGATTGGGATTTGCAGATTCTTCCCATCACTTCTGTTAAGCCTTCTGAATCATATCATAGCCCCAGACCAAG CTTAATGGATTCTTTTGTACCACTTGGTGGCTTTTTTTCATCACAATCTGATTTGAAAAGACCACTAGATGGTTCATTTGGATGTGTTCCTCACTCTCATCAATATGGTGAAAACTGTGAACATGAAATCCTTGCTGGTTCGAAGGAAAGATTTTCTGTTTCGGCTCCTGATCTATACTCATCTAGCTTACCTCAATGGTTAAAGACTACAGAATTTGGCACTGCAAAAGCATTGAATGTTAAG ACCAAAGATGGTGTTTTGGTGGATAGTAGTGAATCTTGTACGACGCATACCAACTTGGACAACATATGCCAAGTTCTGCATCAGCGTATACCCGAGGAAAATACTTGTCCTATTGTTGTGGGGTTTCATTGTACTGCTGACAACAAAAATGAAGATGCTGACAACCGCAGAAGCAAAATCTTAGACAAATCACCTACTGAACACATCAACCTCAACTCTCATGTACCCGTTGGTGTTCAATCAATGGCAACATTACAATCCAGAAGTCCTTTTCCCGCTCTCTTCATGACAAAACAGGATAACAATACTCCGAAACTAACTGAGATGTTCCAGAAAGTAAAAGATCTCGAGACAGGTGACCTAAGATCATGCAACATGTCCAGTTCAAGTGTGTCCGATGGTAGTCAACTGTCTCCCACATCTGTGACTTCAGTAACCACCGACCTTGGCTTAGGAATATGCTCCTCTCCTACCAGCAATAAATTGAAGAAACCTACAGTTCAATATACAATGGAGCCTCCAAAGGAAACCCCTAATCGATTTTCTTCAAGCTTTAATTTGGATGAAGAGAATATCATGAAGCATCCATCTCAATCTTCATCCTGCTTAAGTTATGACTATTGTCGACAAGTTGATGCAAGAAATCCTAAAGTTATTTTTGAAGCTCTTTCCAAGGAGGTAAGCTGGCAAGAGGAAGCCATAAGGGCTATTATCAGAACAATAGTCAGCGGCTCAACAAAAAGGGATAAAGACCATGGAGCAAGGGGAGACAGATGGATGAATTTTGTTGGACCTGATAGGCTTGGGAAAAAGAAACTTGCGGTTTCTCTAGCTGAGTTACTGTATGGAAGCCGGGAAAACTTCACTTTTGTGGATCTAAGTTCCGAAGAAGTGGTTGGATGCCACATGAAATTTAGAGGGAAGACTAACCTTGATTTCATTGTAGATGAGTGCTGCAAGAAACCCTTGTCTGTTGTTTTCATTGAAAATGTTGACAAAGCAGATATAGTAGCTCAAACTAGTTTGTCTCAAGCCATCAAGACAGGAAAAATCATAGATTCGCATGGACGCGAAGTTAGTGTAAACAATGCAATATTCGTGCTTTCTTTCTCAGGTTACGAAAATAGTTTGATGCAAACAAGGGGGCCTTCCTACTATTCTGAGGAAAGAATACTGAGGGAGAAGGGAGTAGCTATCAAGATAAAAGTTGAACATGTGGTTAGAGACAACAGAAGCCAAAGCATCAGTATAACTAACAATTCAACCGATGTCATTCCTAATCTAAATTTCATGAACAAACGAAAACTGGTTGGTGACAATGAACTTCACGATCCTCATTTTCTCTCAGATACGGCCAAAAGGCCACATACAACATCAAACTGGCTTTTAGACTTGAATCTTCCAGCTGAAGAGGATGAACAGAAACAAACAGATGATGGAAACTATGAACATGTCTCAACTGAGAACCAAAACCTTTGGTTGCAAGATTTGTATAATCAAGTCGATGAAACAGTTGTTTTCAAACCATATGATTTTGATGCACTTGCGGATAGATTGTTGAAATTGGTCAGAAGTAACTTCAACAAAATTCTTGGTTCCGAGTGTGTCTTACAAATCGAAACAGAAGTCACGGACCAATTGGTTGCAGCCGCATATGGCTCATACAGGGATATGGAGGTGGAGAATTGGGTTGAACAAGTGTTGTGTGGTGGATTCAGTGAAGTCCAGAGAAATTACAACCTCAGTGGTAGTTCCATTGTGAAACTTGCCACATGTCCAGAGCAAGCTCTAAGTGTACACCTTCCACCAAGCATAATTTTAGAGTAA